In Coprothermobacter sp., the DNA window CTCGACCAGTACAGTCGTGATCTGACAGAGATGGCTCGTCAGGGTAAGCTCGACCCCGTCATCGGCCGTGACAAGGAAACTGAGAGGCTGCTTCAGATACTGTTGCGACGAACCAAGAACAACCCCGTTCTCATCGGTGACCCCGGCGTAGGCAAGACGGCCATCGTCGAGGGACTGGCACGGAAAATCGTTGCGGGCGAAGTGCCTGAACTGCTCAAGAACAAGCGTGTCATTTCGCTTGATATTCCAAGCCTTGTGGCCGGGACCAAATACCGTGGCGAGTTCGAGGACCGGATGAAGAAGTTTCTGGCTGAGATGAAGACGGCCGGCAACACTGTCATTCTGTTCATCGACGAGCTGCACAACGTTGTCGGGGCTGGGTCCGCAGAAGGAAGCTCCATCGATGCGGCCAACATCCTCAAGCCGGCGTTGTCGAGAGGCGAGCTTCAGACGATTGGGGCCACCACGCTTGGAGAGTACCACAAATACATCGAGAAAGACCCGGCACTCGAGCGCCGATTCCAGCCGATCGTCGTCAGCGAATCCACCCTGCCCGAGTCGATCGAAATCCTGAAGGGACTACGTGACAGATATGAGGCTCACCATCAGGTAACCATTACGGACGCGGCCATCGAGGCTGCCGTAAGGCTCTCCGTGAAGTACATTACGAGCCGGTTCCTGCCGGACAAGGCAGTCGACCTCATGGATGAGGCCAGTGCCAAGGTAAGGCTTGCTTCTACCGTTCCAAGCGACGAATACCGTCAACTGCAGGACGAGCTCGACAAGATCGAGCGCGAGAAGGACGACGCCATTCGTAACCAGGAGTTCGAGAAGGCGGCGGGTCTGCGAGACCAGGAGCGGGACGTTCACGACAAGATCGAGACGATGAAAGGCAGCGCGTTTTTGGCATCGGCTGCACGGGAAGCCGTTGTGAGCCCGGATGACATTCGCGCCGTTGTGGCTCTGTGGACCAACATTCCTGCCGAGCGGCTGGCTGAGGACGAACGAGCGAAGCTCCTGCACCTCGAGGACGCTCTCCGAACCAGGGTTGTCGGGCAGGATCAGGCTGTAGCGCTCATGGCAGAGGCTCTCAGGCGTTCTCGTGCGGGACTGAAGCATCCGACGAAGCCCATCGGGTCGTTCCTGTTCCTTGGCCCGACAGGCGTAGGGAAGACCGAGCTGGCACGTGCCCTGGCCGAGGAGCTGTTTGGCAGTGAGTCGTCGCTCATTCGCCTTGACATGAGCGAGTACATGGAGAAGTTCGCCGTGTCTCGCCTGGTTGGAGCCCCTCCCGGCTACGTAGGATACGAAGAGGGTGGACAATTGACCGAGGCCGTGAGGCGTCGCCCATTCAGCATCGTCCTGTTCGACGAGATCGAGAAAGCCCATCCGGACGTCTTCGACATTCTGCTTCAGATTATGGACGATGGACGTCTGACCGACTCGAGTGGAAGGACGGTCGATTTCCGGAACGCCGTCATCATCATGACGAGCAACATTGGAGGCGGGTTCAATCGGATGGGTGGCCTCGGGTTCAAGCTTCCCGGCGAGGCTGGTGAGGCAGAAGCCCACACAGCGTCCATGATGGATGAGCTCAAGCACAGCTTCAAGCCGGAATTCCTGAACCGGGTCGACGAGATCGTCGTGTTCAACCAATTGGCGGTCGAGGACATCGAGAAGATCGTAGCGATCCTGCTGAAGCGGGTAACCAGGGAGATCGAGGAGGAGGACATGCACCTCCAGTTCGGCCCCGAGCTCGTGTCGTATCTTGCACGCAAGGGCTTCAACCCCGAGTATGGAGCCCGGCCGCTGCTGAGGCTGATCCAGCACGAAGTGGAGAACGAGCTGTCCTACCGGATCCTGGAAGGGGAGTTCAAGCACGGCGATACCATCGTCGTGACGAGCGACGGCCAGAAGGTGGTCTTCGAGTCAGCGCTGAGAGAGCCTGCGCCAGCAGAATAGGCTGGAGTCATGAACCCGAAAAGCATACGCAATTTCTGTATCATTGCCCATATCGATCACGGCAAGTCCACCCTCGCTGACCGTTTTCTTGAGCGAGCCGGCTTCATCCTGAAGAACAAGGGTGATCAGGTCCTGGATCAGATGGACCTCGAGAAGGAACGTGGCATCACGATCAAGGCACATCCCATCCGCCTGACCTATACCGCGCGGGACGGGTCGCCCGTGGTGTTCAATCTGATTGATACGCCCGGCCATGTCGACTTCACCTACGAAGTCTCGCGCAGCATAGCCGCCTGCGAAGGAGCGGTGCTTGTTGTGGACGCGACACAGGGTGTCGAGGCGCAGACTGTTGCCAATACCTACCTCGCGCTGAATCACAACCTCACCATCATCACTGCCGTCAACAAGATCGATTTGCCAAATGCCGACGTGGACGAGACGAAACGGGAGATCGAGGAGATCATCGGATTCGACGCCTCGGACGCGTCACTTGTCAGCGCAAAGACCGGGCTCGGCGTGGATGAGCTGCTTCGCGTCATCGAAGACAAGGTTCCGAGTCCTTCCGGCGACGCCGACGCTCCTCTCAAGTGCCTCGTGTTTGACTCGCACTTTGATACCTACAAGGGCGTGGTCGTTCACATCAGGGTTTTCGAAGGGACCATCCAGAAGGGAGACCGTGTCCGGTTCATGGCCACCGGCAACGAGTTCGACGTCGTCGAAGTAGGCTACTTCGAGCTGACGCCTGTCGTGGCAGATGTGCTGACGGCGGGGGAAGTCGGCTACTTTGCCGCGGTGATCCGGGTTCCTGCCGAGGTCCATATCGGGGATACCGTGACGGGCGCGCTCCGGCCGACCGCAGAGCCCATACCGGGGTACAGGCCGGTGCTCCCGATGGTTTTTGCCGGGCTCTACCCCATCGACGCAAATGACTATGACGGACTCAAGTCATCACTGCAGCGGCTGCAGCTGAATGATGCTTCTCTCACGTTTGAGCCCGAGTCGTCGGGGGCCCTGGGTTTTGGGTTCCGGTGCGGGTTCTCCGGTCTCCTGCATCTGGAGGTCATCACGGAGCGCCTCCGCCGGGAGTACGGCCAGGACATTATCGTCACCGTTCCAAATGTGCGGTATCGTGTTATCAAGCGCAATACGGGAGAGGAGGTTCTTGCCGACAGTCCTTCAAAGTTCCCCCCGCTGGGAGAGATCGAACGCATCGAGGAACCCTTCGTCAAAGCCGAGATTGTCGTACCGCATGATGCTATCGGAGACGTCATGGAGCTCACCAACAAGCGCAGGGGCATCTATGTCAACATGTCCTACCCCGAGAGCCGGCGGGCGGTCCTGGAATATGAACTCCCCTTGTCCGAGATCATCACGGATTTCTTCGATCGGCTCAAGTCCATCACGAAGGGGTATGGAACGCTTGACTACGTTCTGGCGGGGTATCGCGAGGAACGGCTCGCCAAGGTCGATGTCCTGGTCAACGGAACGCCCGTCGACGCACTCTCGTTCATCGCGCATGAAGATGAAGTCCAGCACATCGCAAGGTCGATGTTGCAGCGGCTGCGCAAGTACGTTCCCCGGCAGATGTACGAAGTTGCGTTGCAGGCCGCAATCGGGGGAAAGATCGTAGCACGCGAGAACATCGTCCAGCTGCGCAAGGACGTCCTGGCCAAGTGCTATGGTGGGGACGTCACGCGAAAACGGAAGCTTCTGGAGAAACAGAAAGAGGGCAAGAAGAAAATGAAGCAGATCGGCAAGGTGAGCATCCCCCAGGAGGCGTTTCTCTCTATCCTCAAGCGTGAGTCGGACGACTAGACCAGTCGGCGTCTATTTCCACATTCCCTTCTGTCGCAGAAGGTGCAACTATTGTGACTTCCTGTCGACGGGGGGCGCAACGGGTGTTCCCGACGAGTATGTGGATGCTTTGCTTTCCGAGTGGAGACTGTGGGTTGATCCATTGCGCCGGCAGGACGTTGGTGTGCGGTCCATTTACGTTGGTGGCGGTACCCCTTCCCTCCTGGAACCCCTTCAGCTTCGGCGGCTGATCGACGGGGTGAGGTCTGCTGTGCCAGAAATGCCGGATTGCGAGATTACCATGGAAAGCAATCCGGACAGCCTCGACGTTTCGAGCATTCGGGCGTACGCCGGCGCGGGTGTCAACCGCCTGAGTGTTGGCATCCAGAGCTTCAGTGATTGCTCGCTGAAGAGACTGGGACGCCTGCACGATTCGGCTGGGGCGGAACGCGCACTTCGGCAGGCGCGGGAGGCGGGGATCAATAACCTGTCTCTGGACCTCATGTATGGACTTCCCGGTTCTCTGCCCGGTGAAGAGGTTGCCTCGTTGAGACACGCCATCGAGCTTTCTCCGGAGCACATCTCCTGGTATAACCTGACCCTGTCTGCCGGCACCCCGTTGGCCAGGTCCGTAGCTGACGGCCGTGAGGTGATGCCGGACGACGACACGGTTCTGGGAACGATGCGGGAGGGATGGAGCCTGCTTGCGGCGAGCGGGTTCGAGCACTACGAGATCTCCAATTTCTCCCACCCCGGTTTCGCCTCGCAACACAATCTGGGCTACTGGCTGTTCACCGACTACGTCGGGCTCGGCCTGGGAGCGTCTGGATTCGTGTCAGGCCGGAGATGGACGAATGTCAGCGACATGGCAGTGTATTTCGCTGCCGTTTTCGACGGCAGGCTGCCTTTCGACAGCGAAGAACGGCTCGAGGGTCATCTCCAGGAAGGCGAGTATGTTATGCTGCGCATGCGCCTGCCTGGCGCCGGCCTCGATTTCGCGGCCTTCGGCGACCTGTTTCGAGAAGACGCGCGCATCATATTTCATGACGCTCTTGCTCAGCTGAGGGACGATGGACTCATCAGTGTCCTGAAGGACAGGGCTGTGTGCACGCAGAAGGGTCTCGAATTGAACAACCTCGTGGCCGGGGCATTCATCTGAGGACAGCGAAAGCCCCGGCCCTGATGGCCGGGGCTGGTGGCAACGAGCGTCCCCTGTCAGTGAGAAACGTTGAACCGGAAGTGGGCGATCTCCTTGTTCTTCACGACGTAGCTCTCACCCTCTATTCGCAGCAGCCCCTTCTCCTTGGCGACCTTGAAGGAGTTGTCGGCTTTGCGGAAGTCATCCAGCGAGATGACTTCGGCCGCAATGAACCCGCGCGCGATATCCGTGTGGATCTTCCCCGCAGCTCCACGGGCGTGCGTGCCAGCTTCGATAACCCAGGCCTTGCACTCGTCTTCTCCCGCCGTGTAGAAGGTTTCGAGCTTGAGCAGCTGATATGCTCTGCCAATGAACGTGTCGATGACTGATCCGGACAGGCCAAATTCCTGAAGGAACTCGAGTTGTTCGGCGGCAGGAAGTTCGGCGATCTCGCGTTCCAGTTTTGCATCCAGCACCATGACCGTCGCGTCTATCTGGCCTGCAGCAGCAGTGAGAGCCGCCTCGAGGTTTCTGGCGGCGGTTTCGTCTGTCATCGTGATGTTGATGACATACATCACCGGCTTCAGCGTGATGAACGCGTAGGAAGTGAGCAGCCTCTTGTCTTCATCGGTCAGTCCGAGACTGCGCAGTCCCTTTCCGGCCGAAAGGCATACCTGGGAACTCGAGAGGAGGTCCCTCTCCCGTTCAAGCTGAGGCGTCATTTTCTCCTTCTTCATGCGTTCGAGCCGGTGTTCCACGATTTCCAGGTCTACCAGGGCAAGGTCCAGTTCGAAGCTGTCTATCTGATCCTTGAGGCTTGTGGCGGAAGGCACCTGCGTGAATGCGTCGAATACCTCAACCAGCGCCTCGACGTTCTTCACGTCTTTGAGCAGTTCGTTGCGTCGTGAAGCGTTTTCCTGGCCGGACGGAATGCCCGGAACATCGGCAAACTCGACGCTGGCGGGCGTCGTCTTTTTGGGCTTGAAGACGTCGGCCAGATAGTCCAGATCAGTGTCGCCGACGCCAACGGCGGCGAGATTCGTCTTGGACTGTGAGACCTGCGTGGTTCCTCTGGTCAGTGCTCCGAACAGCGTGGTCTTGCCCGTTTGAGGCAAACCGATTATTCCAATCTTCATTGGCAGCTCCTTCTCATGCGCTCGTTCATGCTTGCGGACTCTTGTTCAGTATACTTGAGTCATAAACGTGTTGCAAGGATCGGGAGGCAACAGGCCTCGTGGGACAGCAGGAACCTGGCAAGGACGGGTTGTCAGGTGTATTCCTCCTGCACCGACCGATTGACATCGTGAGGCTGACATCATACACTGTCGTCTCTGGAGACAACCTATCAGATGAAGATCAAGACGGTACGTGGAGCGCTGCGCGCTGTGCAGCGCAAGATAGTCGCTGGTCACAGGGAGACGGTGACGTACTCCAGTGAACTCGACAAGACCTATGGTCTGCTTGCGACGGACAAGGCGTGGTACATTACGCGCCTGCTCCGCAGCGAGGACTATGTCGATTTCGGGGGCCTGTTCCCGGAGCTCTCGAAGCAGATTGGCTGGACGAGAGGGGTAAGGCTCGCGAGGCAGGGCCTTTCTGCTGCCATTGGTGCCACTCGGAAGCTGCCGGTACACGGCACCGCGTCGAGCATCCTGGTGTTTGTGGACGAACAGGGAAGGTTCCTCCAGATTGGCCCTGCGACACTCATGGGGTTCTGTGAGTACATGGGACTCACGACCGGCCGCGGCAACAGCTGGTATGCCTTTCCGACGATCATCCTGAGCCCCGTGTTTGGCAGCGAGCGCGACACGGAAGAGCGGGCTGCCCTGCAGCGGGCGTCTCTTATCTCCCAGGTCAATAGTACGGAAGCTGATGAGGACACGCGCAAAGAGTACTTCATCGATGCCGTCGTCCAGCTTGGCCAGCCAGACGCGCAGGCAGTGCCGGACTTGTCCGTGTCTGGAGCGGTTCCGACAACTTCGTTCGACCAGTTCGATTTTGCGGGCGACGGCGCCGTATTGGCCGTGCTCAGCGAGATCAACCGAAACCTTACTCGCATACGCGAGCTGCTGGAGAAGACCTCATCGAAGTGAGGACCGGCCGCGCGCGGCACCTGACCGTCGCTGTGGCTGCCATCATCTCTGGAGCGGTGTTCCTGTCGGCTCGATTGCCCGTGTCGATGAACCCTCCGGGGCTTCGCGCGGTTGACGCAGCGTCCCTGGACGCTGTGCAGATCGCCAGCGATGCAGGTATTGTTCTTGGTTCGGGAGCAGCCGTAGCGGTGGAGTGCGTGGGCGGCGGCATCGAATTGGTAACGCCCAATCAGCAGATGATCGGGGTGTTGCGCGATGGGTCGCCTTCTACTGGAACATGGGACGTGCCATGGGCTTTCGGTCCAGTGAGACTTGTCCAGGTGAGTGAGAGAACGGTCGTTGTACGCGAACGGGTCCCGTATGATATTCGGTATGTGCCCGAGCAGTCCGCAGTCAGGGGGCAGGTGGTCGTGTGGACATCCGGCACGGGTGGGGTGCGCGAGCGTTCGTTCCGCCTCCTCTACGAGGACGGCAGACTGGTATCGCGAGTCCTGGTTTCTGACTCCCTGCTCGAGCCACCCGCCGGAGACGCACTGGCTGTCGGGAAGTCCGCCTATCGCGGTGGAGCGATGAACGAGTTCTATATGGAGGCCACCGCCTATTCGCCGACGGTTCAGGAGACGGACGGCGATCCGTGGACGACTGCCTCGGGGATGAAATCTGGGCATGGTGTGGTGGCAGTCGACCCGAAGGTCATACCACTCGGCAGCAAGCTCTATGTGGAAGGCTACGGGTACGCCATAGCCGGCGACACGGGCGGCGCCATCAGGGGCGACCGCATCGACGTGTTCTTCTACTCGTCTGATGAGACAGCGAGGTGGGGAAGGCGCTGGGTTCGCGTGTTCGTTCTCTCATGACGAGGAGGAAGTCCACAACGTGAACACGCTCACTCCAACTGCCCTTCGCGACTTGCTGAAACGGACGGGTGTTGTCCTGTCCAAACGCTTCGGGCAGAACTTCCTGGTCGACGGCAACGTCCTTGCTTCCATGGCCTCGCACTTCCCTTCAGATGAGAACGTGGTGTTCGTCGAGGTCGGTGCCGGGGCGCTTGCCCTGACCGGGATTCTCGCGGAGCGTGGCAAGCGCGTGGTTGCCTACGAGATTGACGAGCGTCTTCGCAAGGTCCATGAGGCCCTTCTGGTCGATGACCCTCTCCGGATGCGTATTGAGCTGAGGTATGAGGACGCCCTGGAGGCAGACTGGTGTGCTCTGGGACACGAGGGTGAGACCCTGGTGCTGATGGGGAATCTCCCGTATCTGCGGTCCTCTGAGATCGTCCTGAAGCTTATCCGAACTGACTGTATCGGGCAAGCCTGCCTGCTGTTCCAGCGGGAGTTCGCAACCCGCCTTGCCGCTCATTCCGGGAACGGGGACTACAGCTCACTCTCTGTCGTGGCCCAGACGTTCTTCGATATCAGGCGGCTGCTTGAGCTTTCGCCTGAGGTGTTCTTCCCACGTCCAGAGGTCAGCTCGACCTTACTGGGGTTCGTCAGACGTCCAAGCGGACTGGAGGATGCCGAAGTCGCGCCATTCATGCGATTTGTTCAGCAGTCATTCCTGCACAGGCGCAAGAAACTGGCCGACTTCTTCCGCCGACTCGGCGTCCCGCTGACGGGTGAGTTCGCCGAGACGTCTCAGCTTCGTCCGGAGGTCCTCACACCCTCGGAGTTCATCGACTTGTTTCGGGCGGTCTCCCGGGTGACTCGACGCTGACCAACTGCGTCCAGAGCGTTCGCCGTGTTGCCTTTTCCCCCATCGGGAGTAGAATTTCCCGGTAAGCTACGTCATCTCATTTCGGGAGGCATGCGATCATGAAGATTCAGAACGATGCACGTTATGCGAAGTCGGACGAGTGGGTACGCGTCGAGGGTGGCGTTGCAGTCGTTGGAGTCTCTGACTACGCCCAGGGTAAGCTGGGGGACGTCGTGTTTGTCGGTGACGTCGCCCGCGGCTTGATACTGAAGGCAGGAGACATCCTGACCTCCGTCGAATCGGTCAAGGCCGCCTCAGACATCTACTCTCCTGTGTCAGGCAAGGTTCTCGAAGTCAACCACGAAGTTGTAGCGAAGCCTGAACTCATCAACAGTGATGCATTTGGCGCCGGCTGGCTGGCGAAGATCGAGCTTTCGAATCCGGATGAGCTGAACGGATTGATGAGTGCGACCGACTATGCAGAGTACAGAAAGGAATAGGTTCTCGTTCATCCCAGCGACAGGTGATGAGCAGCAGGCGATGCTGCAGAAGATCGGCTTGCAGTTTGACGACATTGTCAAATGTTTTCTTGGCAACGCTTGCGTGGAAGGCGGTCTCGATCTGCCCGAAGGATTGACTGAGGATCAGATGGTCGAGGAGTGGGACGCCATGATGTCCCGGAATTCCGGTCCCAGGAAGGCTTCTCTTCTGGGTGCCGGGGCATACATGCATTTCATTCCTGCCGTCGTTTCACACCTTGCCTCCCTTCCGGGTTTCGTCACGGCATATACGCCATACCAGCCGGAGATAAGCCAGGGGACGCTGCAGTCCCTGTTCGAATTTCAGTCGTTCATGGTAGAACTCACCAACATGGAATTGGCCAACTGCTCGATGTACGATGGAGCCTCGTCGACCGCCGAGGCCATGCTGATGGCTCATCGCGTCAAGAAGGTGGACCGCGTGCTCGTAGCTGCCACGGTCAACCCGAACTATCTGGCCACGGTCCGGACCTACCTGGAACCACATGGGATTGCGGTCGATGTCGTCAGGATGGATGGCAACGGGCAGGTATCCATGGATGACCTGGAGTCACAGCTGTCTTCCTCGGCGTGCAGCGCCGTCCTCGTCCAGAGTCCAAACTACCTGGGCATCGTCGAAGACCTGGGTGCTATCGGAACGACCGTCCATGCCCACGACGCACTGTTTGTCGAATCCTTCACGGAAGCGATGGCGCTGGGACTGCTGAAATATGGTGTCGGCACAGGAGCAGACGTCGTCGCTGGAGAGGGGCAGTCGCTCGGTATGTCGATGTCGTTTGGCGGTCCGCATCTTGGCGTCTTTGCCACCCTGAAGAAGTACAACCGTGACTTCCCCGGTCGAATCGTCGGTGAGTCCATTGACACGAAGGGTCGCCAGGCATTTGTCATGACATTGAGAGCTCGCGAGCAGGACATTCGACGTGAGAAGGCGACGTCCAACATCTGCTCGAACCATGCGCTCAACGCACTGACGGCGGCCGTGTACCTCGGCAGCGTGGGTGAATCGGGATTCAGGGCACTTGCCTGCGAGAACGTTGCGAAGCTGGAGAAGCTCATCAAGGGCCTGGAGGCCACCGGGAACTTCGTCCGCGTTTTCAAGCAGAGTCCGGTGTTCAACGAAGTGGTCGTGGCCAGTTCGATCGCTCCCGAAGATGTGCGGTCCCGTCTGGCCGGCCTGCCGGTGTTCCCGCCGCTCGCTCTTGCTCGTGGCGTCGCCCCGGACGTTCAGGGGATGCCTCACACATATCTGGTCTGCGCGACCGAGATGCTCAAGGATAGTCTCCTTGAGCAGGTTCTCGGCGCATTGAGCTGAGGTGGTGGAAGATGACCCTCTATGAGAAGAGCGTGGCAGGTCGGTCAGCATTCTCGTTTGGCTTCGAGGAGGACCATGCTGCGGCCGAAACGTGCATCCCTGAGTTTGCCCGCACTGCGATGAAACCGTTGCCACAGGTCAGCGAACTTGACCTCGTGCGCCATTTCACGAATCTGGCCAGGACCAACTACGGCGTTGATACCGGTTTCTATCCCCTCGGGTCGTGCACGATGAAGTATAACCCCAAGATCAACGAGCGAATGGCCGCTGATCCAAGGCTCACCGTGCGTCACCCGCTGGATGACGCCATGGACAACCAGGGCGTCCTGCAAATGGAGTTCGAGCTGAAGGAGTCTCTGCGGGAGATCACGGGTATGGACGACTTCACACTTCAGCCCGCTTGTGGCGCCCATGGCGAGCTCACTGGCATGCTCATCATCCATGCCTGGATGCGTGACCACGATGCCGGCCGTACGAAAGTACTGATCCCCGATTCTGCCCACGGGACGAATCCTGCATCGGCATCGATGGCGGGATTCGAGGTCGTGACCGTGCCCTCCAACGAGCGAGGCGGGGTCGACATGGATGCGTTGGACAAGCTCATGGATGGTACGGTGGCGGCCATCATGCTGACCAACCCGAACACCGTGGGCCTGTTTGAGGAGAACGTCACGCAGATTGCCGAACTCGTGCATGCCCGTGGAGGTCTTCTGTACTATGACGGGGCAAACCTCAATGCTCTCATGGGGCTCATCCGTCCGGGCGACCTGGGGTTCGATGTGATTCACCTGAACCTCCACAAGACATTCTCCACGCCGCACGGCGGCGGAGGTCCGGGTGCTGCCCCTGTGGGCGTCAAGGAATTCCTGGCCGACTATCTGCCGATTCCCCTTGTCGTATGCAGGGACGGTCAGTATGCCCTGGATGAGGATAGACCGCATACAATCGGCCGCGTGTCCGGGTTCTATGGCAATACCGCCGTACTCGCCCGCGCCTACGTGTACATCAAGATGATGGGCCGGGACGGTCTTCTGGCGGCAAGCCGGGCGGCAGTCATCAACGCGAACTACGTCAAGGCACTGCTGAGCCCGTACTTCCCGCCCGCCTACGACAGGCCTGTCATGCACGAAACGGTTCTGAGTGCGAAGGGCTACGACAAGTATGGTGTCACCCTGCTCGACATCGCCAAGCGTCTCATGGACTATGGATATCATCCCCCGACGATCTACTTCCCGCACTTCCCACCGTATGCAGAAGAGGTCATGATGGTCGAGCCGACCGAGAGCGAGAGTAAGGAGACGATGGACTTGTTCTGCGACGCCCTCATCAAGATCAGCCAGGAAGCGAAAGAGCATCCGGACCTCCTGCTCTCTGCTCCACACGATACCGTGGTCACCCGCGTCGATTCGACGTACGCAGCTCGCCACCTGGTCACGAGTCATCGTGACAAGAAAGGAAGTTGACTGAGTGCTGAACCTACGTGAGACAATAGACCGGCAGGTCAGTCTTGCGCTCGGGGA includes these proteins:
- a CDS encoding glycine dehydrogenase (aminomethyl-transferring) (acts in conjunction with GvcH to form H-protein-S-aminomethyldihydrolipoyllysine from glycine; forms a heterodimer with subunit 1 to form the P protein), giving the protein MTLYEKSVAGRSAFSFGFEEDHAAAETCIPEFARTAMKPLPQVSELDLVRHFTNLARTNYGVDTGFYPLGSCTMKYNPKINERMAADPRLTVRHPLDDAMDNQGVLQMEFELKESLREITGMDDFTLQPACGAHGELTGMLIIHAWMRDHDAGRTKVLIPDSAHGTNPASASMAGFEVVTVPSNERGGVDMDALDKLMDGTVAAIMLTNPNTVGLFEENVTQIAELVHARGGLLYYDGANLNALMGLIRPGDLGFDVIHLNLHKTFSTPHGGGGPGAAPVGVKEFLADYLPIPLVVCRDGQYALDEDRPHTIGRVSGFYGNTAVLARAYVYIKMMGRDGLLAASRAAVINANYVKALLSPYFPPAYDRPVMHETVLSAKGYDKYGVTLLDIAKRLMDYGYHPPTIYFPHFPPYAEEVMMVEPTESESKETMDLFCDALIKISQEAKEHPDLLLSAPHDTVVTRVDSTYAARHLVTSHRDKKGS